A section of the Meles meles chromosome 8, mMelMel3.1 paternal haplotype, whole genome shotgun sequence genome encodes:
- the ALDH3B1 gene encoding aldehyde dehydrogenase family 3 member B1 isoform X2 gives MDPYADTLRRLREAFSTGRTRPAEFRAAQLKGLRRFLQENKQLLQEALAQDLHKSTFEAEVSEIRISESEIDLALRNLRAWMKDEKVPKNLATQLDSAFIRKEPFGLVLIIAPWNYPVNLTLVPLVGALAAGNCVVLKPSEFSRSTEKVLAEVLPRYLDQSCFAMVLGGPQETGQLLEHKFDYIFFTGSPRVGRIVMAAAAKHLTPVTLELGGKNPCYVDEDCDPQTVANRVAFFRYFNSGQTCVAPDYVLCSPDTQERLLPALQSAITRFYGNDPQSSPSLGRIISDKHFQRLRGLLGCGRVAIGGQSDESERYIAPTVLVDVQETEPVMQEEIFGPILPIVNVRSLDEAIDFINRREKPLALYAFSNRNQVVKRVLAQTSSGGFCGNDGFMHMTLASLPFGGVGASGMGSYHGKFSFDTFSHHRACLLRHPGLEKIYSIRYPPYSPRNLRMLLVAMEGHSCSCTLL, from the exons ATGGACCCCTACGCGGACACCCTGCGGCGGCTGCGGGAGGCCTTCAGCACAGGGCGGACGAGGCCGGCCGAGTTCAGGGCAGCGCAGCTCAAGGGCCTCCGCCGCTTCCTGCAGGAAAACAAGCAGCTTCTGCAGGAGGCGTTGGCGCAGGACCTGCACAAG TCAACCTTCGAGGCAGAGGTGTCTGAGATCAGAATCAGCGAGAGCGAGATAGACTTGGCCCTCAGGAATCTGAGGGCCTGGATGAAGGACGAGAAAGTGCCTAAGAATCTG GCCACGCAGCTGGACTCGGCCTTCATCCGGAAGGAGCCCTTCGGCCTGGTGCTCATCATCGCGCCCTGGAACTACCCCGTGAACCTGACCCTGGTGCCCCTGGTGGGTGCCCTCGCTGCAG GGAACTGCGTGGTGCTGAAGCCATCGGAGTTCAGCAGGAGCACAGAGAAGGTCCTGGCTGAGGTCCTGCCCCGATACCTGGACCAG AGCTGCTTTGCCATGGTGCTGGGAGGGCCCCAGGAGACCGGGCAGCTGCTGGAGCACAAGTTCGACTACATCTTCTTCACAG GGAGCCCCCGAGTGGGCAGGATCGTCATGGCTGCAGCCGCCAAGCACCTGACGCCCGTCACGCTGGAGCTGGGGGGCAAGAACCCCTGCTACGTGGACGAAGACTGCGACCCCCAGACCGTGGCCAACCGCGTGGCCTTTTTCCGCTACTTCAACAGCGGCCAGACCTGCGTGGCCCCCGACTACGTCCTGTGCAGCCCCGACACGCAGGAGCGGCTGCTGCCCGCCCTGCAGAGCGCCATCACCCGCTTCTACGGCAACGACCCCCAGAGCTCCCCGAGCCTGGGCCGCATCATCAGCGACAAGCACTTCCAGCGGCTCCGGGGCCTGCTGGGCTGCGGCCGCGTGGCCATCGGCGGCCAGAGCGACGAGAGCGAGCGCTACATCG CCCCCACGGTGCTGGTGGACGTGCAGGAGACGGAGCCGGTGATGCAGGAGGAGATCTTCGGCCCCATCCTGCCCATCGTGAACGTGAGGAGCCTGGACGAGGCCATCGACTTCATCAACCGTCGGGAGAAGCCCCTGGCCCTGTACGCCTTCTCCAACAGGAACCAG gtgGTCAAGCGAGTACTAGCCCAGACCAGCAGCGGGGGCTTCTGCGGGAACGACGGCTTCATGCACATGACCCTCGCCAGCTTGCCTTTCGGAGGAGTGG GCGCCAGTGGGATGGGCAGCTACCACGGCAAGTTCTCCTTCGACACCTTCTCCCACCACCGCGCCTGCCTGCTGCGCCACCCCGGGCTGGAGAAGATCTACTCCATCCGCTACCCGCCCTACTCGCCTCGCAACTTGAGGATGCTGCTGGTGGCCATGGAGGGTCACAGCTGCAGCTGTACCCTGCTCTGA
- the ALDH3B1 gene encoding aldehyde dehydrogenase family 3 member B1 isoform X1: MDPYADTLRRLREAFSTGRTRPAEFRAAQLKGLRRFLQENKQLLQEALAQDLHKSTFEAEVSEIRISESEIDLALRNLRAWMKDEKVPKNLATQLDSAFIRKEPFGLVLIIAPWNYPVNLTLVPLVGALAAGNCVVLKPSEFSRSTEKVLAEVLPRYLDQGGSPLRSPGWGPRRSRLPPCLAELLCHGAGRAPGDRAAAGAQVRLHLLHREPPSGQDRHGCSRQAPDARHAGAGGQEPLLRGRRLRPPDRGQPRGLFPLLQQRPDLRGPRLRPVQPRHAGAAAARPAERHHPLLRQRPPELPEPGPHHQRQALPAAPGPAGLRPRGHRRPERRERALHRPHGAGGRAGDGAGDAGGDLRPHPAHREREEPGRGHRLHQPSGEAPGPVRLLQQEPGGQASTSPDQQRGLLRERRLHAHDPRQLAFRRSGRQWDGQLPRQVLLRHLLPPPRLPAAPPRAGEDLLHPLPALLASQLEDAAGGHGGSQLQLYPALSPAHTCESAAPAPAARADVAWASHPVGKRPQPRPGHALLPPWGFSVSPQPAAFQLPSADPN; the protein is encoded by the exons ATGGACCCCTACGCGGACACCCTGCGGCGGCTGCGGGAGGCCTTCAGCACAGGGCGGACGAGGCCGGCCGAGTTCAGGGCAGCGCAGCTCAAGGGCCTCCGCCGCTTCCTGCAGGAAAACAAGCAGCTTCTGCAGGAGGCGTTGGCGCAGGACCTGCACAAG TCAACCTTCGAGGCAGAGGTGTCTGAGATCAGAATCAGCGAGAGCGAGATAGACTTGGCCCTCAGGAATCTGAGGGCCTGGATGAAGGACGAGAAAGTGCCTAAGAATCTG GCCACGCAGCTGGACTCGGCCTTCATCCGGAAGGAGCCCTTCGGCCTGGTGCTCATCATCGCGCCCTGGAACTACCCCGTGAACCTGACCCTGGTGCCCCTGGTGGGTGCCCTCGCTGCAG GGAACTGCGTGGTGCTGAAGCCATCGGAGTTCAGCAGGAGCACAGAGAAGGTCCTGGCTGAGGTCCTGCCCCGATACCTGGACCAG GGAGGCAGCCCCCTGCGTTCCCCAGGCTGGGGTCCCAGAAGGAGCCGTCTGCCACCCTGCCTTGCAGAGCTGCTTTGCCATGGTGCTGGGAGGGCCCCAGGAGACCGGGCAGCTGCTGGAGCACAAGTTCGACTACATCTTCTTCACAG GGAGCCCCCGAGTGGGCAGGATCGTCATGGCTGCAGCCGCCAAGCACCTGACGCCCGTCACGCTGGAGCTGGGGGGCAAGAACCCCTGCTACGTGGACGAAGACTGCGACCCCCAGACCGTGGCCAACCGCGTGGCCTTTTTCCGCTACTTCAACAGCGGCCAGACCTGCGTGGCCCCCGACTACGTCCTGTGCAGCCCCGACACGCAGGAGCGGCTGCTGCCCGCCCTGCAGAGCGCCATCACCCGCTTCTACGGCAACGACCCCCAGAGCTCCCCGAGCCTGGGCCGCATCATCAGCGACAAGCACTTCCAGCGGCTCCGGGGCCTGCTGGGCTGCGGCCGCGTGGCCATCGGCGGCCAGAGCGACGAGAGCGAGCGCTACATCG CCCCCACGGTGCTGGTGGACGTGCAGGAGACGGAGCCGGTGATGCAGGAGGAGATCTTCGGCCCCATCCTGCCCATCGTGAACGTGAGGAGCCTGGACGAGGCCATCGACTTCATCAACCGTCGGGAGAAGCCCCTGGCCCTGTACGCCTTCTCCAACAGGAACCAG gtgGTCAAGCGAGTACTAGCCCAGACCAGCAGCGGGGGCTTCTGCGGGAACGACGGCTTCATGCACATGACCCTCGCCAGCTTGCCTTTCGGAGGAGTGG GCGCCAGTGGGATGGGCAGCTACCACGGCAAGTTCTCCTTCGACACCTTCTCCCACCACCGCGCCTGCCTGCTGCGCCACCCCGGGCTGGAGAAGATCTACTCCATCCGCTACCCGCCCTACTCGCCTCGCAACTTGAGGATGCTGCTGGTGGCCATGGAGGGTCACAGCTGCAGCTGTACCCTGCTCTGAGCCCGGCTCACACCTGTGAGTCTgcggcccctgcccctgcagcTAGGGCAGATGTGGCCTGGGCCTCACACCCAGTGGGGAAAAGACCACAGCCCAGACCAGGGcatgccctcctccctccttggGGCTTCTCTGTGAGCCCTCAGCCTGCTGCCTTCCAGCTTCCCTCAGCTGACCCCAATTAG
- the ALDH3B1 gene encoding aldehyde dehydrogenase family 3 member B1 isoform X3, whose protein sequence is MRPRHHLASGSPRVGRIVMAAAAKHLTPVTLELGGKNPCYVDEDCDPQTVANRVAFFRYFNSGQTCVAPDYVLCSPDTQERLLPALQSAITRFYGNDPQSSPSLGRIISDKHFQRLRGLLGCGRVAIGGQSDESERYIAPTVLVDVQETEPVMQEEIFGPILPIVNVRSLDEAIDFINRREKPLALYAFSNRNQVVKRVLAQTSSGGFCGNDGFMHMTLASLPFGGVGASGMGSYHGKFSFDTFSHHRACLLRHPGLEKIYSIRYPPYSPRNLRMLLVAMEGHSCSCTLL, encoded by the exons ATGAGGCCCAGACACCACCTGGCTTCAG GGAGCCCCCGAGTGGGCAGGATCGTCATGGCTGCAGCCGCCAAGCACCTGACGCCCGTCACGCTGGAGCTGGGGGGCAAGAACCCCTGCTACGTGGACGAAGACTGCGACCCCCAGACCGTGGCCAACCGCGTGGCCTTTTTCCGCTACTTCAACAGCGGCCAGACCTGCGTGGCCCCCGACTACGTCCTGTGCAGCCCCGACACGCAGGAGCGGCTGCTGCCCGCCCTGCAGAGCGCCATCACCCGCTTCTACGGCAACGACCCCCAGAGCTCCCCGAGCCTGGGCCGCATCATCAGCGACAAGCACTTCCAGCGGCTCCGGGGCCTGCTGGGCTGCGGCCGCGTGGCCATCGGCGGCCAGAGCGACGAGAGCGAGCGCTACATCG CCCCCACGGTGCTGGTGGACGTGCAGGAGACGGAGCCGGTGATGCAGGAGGAGATCTTCGGCCCCATCCTGCCCATCGTGAACGTGAGGAGCCTGGACGAGGCCATCGACTTCATCAACCGTCGGGAGAAGCCCCTGGCCCTGTACGCCTTCTCCAACAGGAACCAG gtgGTCAAGCGAGTACTAGCCCAGACCAGCAGCGGGGGCTTCTGCGGGAACGACGGCTTCATGCACATGACCCTCGCCAGCTTGCCTTTCGGAGGAGTGG GCGCCAGTGGGATGGGCAGCTACCACGGCAAGTTCTCCTTCGACACCTTCTCCCACCACCGCGCCTGCCTGCTGCGCCACCCCGGGCTGGAGAAGATCTACTCCATCCGCTACCCGCCCTACTCGCCTCGCAACTTGAGGATGCTGCTGGTGGCCATGGAGGGTCACAGCTGCAGCTGTACCCTGCTCTGA